The Acetomicrobium sp. S15 = DSM 107314 nucleotide sequence CAGTTAGTGAACCAGGTATTAAAGCAATATGAAGAAATGAAAGGGATTTGGAAGCGTCTGAACAAAGGCAAGGCAAAGGGTTTCAAGTTGCCTAAAGAATTATTTCAATAGTTTGTGGAGGTGTTTTATCTTATGGCGGTGTGCATTCGTTTGGCCAGGCATGGCCGCAAGAAATTGCCATTTTATCGCTTAGTGGTGGCGGACTCCCGCTCGCCGAGAGACGGGCGCTTTATCGAGAAAATAGGCCACTATAATCCGTTGAGGGACCCTGCCGAGATAGCGGTCGACGAAGAGAGGGCCCTATATTGGCTCAAGGCAGGGGCGAAGGCATCCGACACGGCTCGCTCGATCCTGGTCAAAGCCGGAGTCTGGAGCAAATTCGAAGAGAGCGCAAAGGCGGGTCAGCTATAGGTATGCCGGATTATTGCCGCTTGGTCGAGGGCATCGTGAAGCAGCTCGTGACTGTAAGCGATGCCGTGAGCGTTACAGAAGAGCGCGATAGCGGCACAGTGAGGGTCAAGGTCAGCGTTGACCCTCAAGATTTGGGGCGCGTCATAGGCAGGAGAGGCGTCACGGTTAACGCCATCAGGACGGTCGTCAAGGCTGCGTCTATGAAGTCGGGCGAAAGGGTCGAGGTCGACGTCGTCGAGTGAGACAATATTTCTACAGATTGTGTCCGAGGGCCGATTAAAACGAAAAGCGGAAGGTGAAAAGAGATCGCAGACTCAAAGGAGCTCGTCACCGTCGGCGTAGTGGCTGGTGCTCATGGCATCAAGGGCGCAATGAGGGTGGTGCCGCTCACCGACTTTCCTGAGCGCTTCTTGAGACAGAAGGAGCTCAACCTTTATAGCGATGATGGTGAGTTTATCCGTTGCCTCCATGTCAGGATGGCAAAGTTTTTGGACGCCAAGAGAGAGTTCCTTGTAGAGGTTGAGGAGTTTGGTGATCGCGGCTCAGCGGAGTCCCTTAGGGGCATGCTCATAAAGGTGGCCAAAGAGCATCGCGCCGTCCTGCCTGATGGGCAATACTGGATAGAAGATATCGTGGGCCTCGCCGTGAAAGATCTCGCTACTGGCGAGGTCTTGGGTGAAGTTATAGACGTATTGTCGACCGGCGCTAACGACATCTATGTGGTGAAAGCTGCCTCGGGAGAGGAAAAGCTTCTCCCCGCCATAAGAGACGTTGTTCGGCGGATCGATTTAGACGAGGGAGTCATCGAGGTGACCTTGATCGAGGGGTTGTGGGAGTGAAGCGTTTTTCTGTCATAACCGCCTTCCCCGAGATTTTCAACGGGTTTCTATCCTCGAGCATAATCGGCAGGGCTATATCCTCTGGCCTCATAGAAGTTGAGCTTTTGAACTTGCGCGACTTCGCTGAGGGCAAGCACCGGCAGGTGGACGATTATACTTACGGCGGCGGTGGTATGGTGCTGATGGCCGAGCCGCTCTATAAGGCCGTGCAGGCAGCGTGTAGCATCTCTGGGAGGGCCATGGTCATTTTCCCCTCTCCTCAAGGGGTCATGCTGTCGCAGGAGGTAGTCGAAAGCTTGGCCCAGGAGGATCACCTGATCATCGCCTGCGGTCACTACGAGGGGGTGGACGAGCGCTTCGTGGAGAGCTGCGTGGATTTGGAGCTGTCGATAGGGGATTATGTCTTGACGGGAGGAGAGCTCCCCGCTATGGTTATAATTGACGCTGTGTCTCGTCAGCTCCCTGGTGTGGTGGGTAAGGCCGAGTCCGTCGCAGAGGATTCCTTTTTCAGGGGTTTTCTCGATCACCCTCATTACACTCGCCCTGTCGAGTGGAGAGGAAAGCGAGTCCCCGAAGTTTTGCTATCTGGCGATCATGGCGCGGTCCTCGACTGGAGGCGAAGGCAGGCTGCAGACAGGACGATCGTCCGCAGGCCGGATCTGTTGAGCCGGGCCAATATTTTGCCCTATTTGAGCTGTGGCTTTTACGTCACGTTGTTTTCGGCGCCGGATATATCACTCGAGGAGCTCGAGCGGATATGCACGGTGTCTGGCGCTTATGGCGCAAAGAAGGTGCTCGTCGTGACGCCTCTGCAAAAACCCGTCACGACAGATTTGTCGATGGTAAAGCGCTTTTCTTCGTTAGAGAGTGCTATGTCATGGATAGGGAAGAGCGAAAAGAAGGTTCCTTATGTGGTTGGCATGACGGAAGCGCCCTGCGGCGGCGTTCATTGGCTTGAGTTGAAGAGGCGCGTCCTTGAAAGAGACCTTCCGCTCTCCCTGGTCTTTTGTGCCGATGAGCTCCTTGCGAAGGAAGCGTCGCACTTTGACACTATGATGTGTTTGGACGAGAGGGGGGATAAAATCCCGCTCTCTTGCGAGGTTTCGGTGGTATTAGATCGCCTGTTCGGCTCGAGGTAACCGTTTGTCGTGCCAGGTCTTTCCAATTTTATTTTTGAGCGGTTGGCGTGATCGAACTTTTGTCTCTTATGTGTCTATGCTACAATGCAACGGAGCAACATGCGCTGTGACCGAATCTTGTTTTTTTAAAACATTTGACTTTATCGAGAAAGAATTTAGAAGGAGGATATAGCGATGGACCCAAGGGTCGCTCTTATAGAGAGGCGTTTTAAAACCAAGGAAGTGCCGGATTTCAGGCCAGGCGATACCGTGAAAGTGCACGTTAAAGTCTCGGAGGCCAATAGGCAGCGTATCCAGATCTTTGAAGGCGTTGTAATAGCGAGGAAGCATGGCGGCGTCAGAGAGACCTTTACAGTGCGCAAGGTCTCCGGCGGCGTAGGGGTGGAGCGCATCTTCCCCCTTTATTCTCCGGTCATAGACAAGATCGAGATTGTGCGTAGGGGCAAGGTGAGGAGGGCCAAACTCTACTACCTGCGCAAGCTCAGCGGTAAAGCCGCCCGCATAAAGGAAGCTCGAAGACGATAGAGGATTGTGAATTTGTCAGC carries:
- the rimM gene encoding ribosome maturation factor RimM (Essential for efficient processing of 16S rRNA), which codes for MADSKELVTVGVVAGAHGIKGAMRVVPLTDFPERFLRQKELNLYSDDGEFIRCLHVRMAKFLDAKREFLVEVEEFGDRGSAESLRGMLIKVAKEHRAVLPDGQYWIEDIVGLAVKDLATGEVLGEVIDVLSTGANDIYVVKAASGEEKLLPAIRDVVRRIDLDEGVIEVTLIEGLWE
- the rplS gene encoding 50S ribosomal protein L19; this encodes MDPRVALIERRFKTKEVPDFRPGDTVKVHVKVSEANRQRIQIFEGVVIARKHGGVRETFTVRKVSGGVGVERIFPLYSPVIDKIEIVRRGKVRRAKLYYLRKLSGKAARIKEARRR
- the rpsP gene encoding 30S ribosomal protein S16, whose product is MAVCIRLARHGRKKLPFYRLVVADSRSPRDGRFIEKIGHYNPLRDPAEIAVDEERALYWLKAGAKASDTARSILVKAGVWSKFEESAKAGQL
- a CDS encoding KH domain-containing protein: MPDYCRLVEGIVKQLVTVSDAVSVTEERDSGTVRVKVSVDPQDLGRVIGRRGVTVNAIRTVVKAASMKSGERVEVDVVE
- the trmD gene encoding tRNA (guanosine(37)-N1)-methyltransferase TrmD; the encoded protein is MKRFSVITAFPEIFNGFLSSSIIGRAISSGLIEVELLNLRDFAEGKHRQVDDYTYGGGGMVLMAEPLYKAVQAACSISGRAMVIFPSPQGVMLSQEVVESLAQEDHLIIACGHYEGVDERFVESCVDLELSIGDYVLTGGELPAMVIIDAVSRQLPGVVGKAESVAEDSFFRGFLDHPHYTRPVEWRGKRVPEVLLSGDHGAVLDWRRRQAADRTIVRRPDLLSRANILPYLSCGFYVTLFSAPDISLEELERICTVSGAYGAKKVLVVTPLQKPVTTDLSMVKRFSSLESAMSWIGKSEKKVPYVVGMTEAPCGGVHWLELKRRVLERDLPLSLVFCADELLAKEASHFDTMMCLDERGDKIPLSCEVSVVLDRLFGSR